The following are encoded in a window of Shewanella psychrotolerans genomic DNA:
- a CDS encoding integrase domain-containing protein, with the protein MAKQTTQLSDTEVKNAKPRDKEYHLFDGHGLRLRIKPNGSKLWLFNYAHPLTKKRNNLGLGSYPTVSLALARKKAVSARELLAEDIDPKAHREDQIAKKAAIIEHTLINVAKDWMECKKEAVTEKHAAKTWSSLELHIFPDLGKIPISQITAPKVITILRTIEAKGHLDTVKRLCQRLNEIMVFAVNTGLIHANPLSGIKAVFKQPKKNHLSAMQPHELPELMQAIANASIQRLTRLLLEWQLHTMTRPNEAASARWDEIDMENRLWTIPASKMKMRRAHQIPLTDETIRLLEILRPISGHREYLFPASRNPKTHYSEQTANASLIRMQLKGRTTAHGFRSLASTTLNEQGFDPDVIEAALAHTDKNQVRSAYNRSVYLERRRVMMAWWSEHIIQAANGNFSLSHNNKNLKLVGK; encoded by the coding sequence ATGGCTAAGCAGACTACCCAATTAAGTGACACAGAAGTTAAGAACGCGAAACCTCGAGATAAGGAATATCACCTATTCGATGGTCATGGTTTAAGATTGCGCATTAAACCGAACGGCTCGAAACTTTGGCTTTTCAACTACGCCCACCCTCTTACTAAGAAACGTAATAATTTAGGCCTAGGCTCCTATCCCACTGTGTCGCTTGCTCTTGCACGAAAAAAAGCCGTTTCAGCCAGAGAATTGCTAGCTGAAGATATAGATCCAAAAGCTCATCGCGAAGACCAAATAGCTAAAAAAGCAGCCATCATTGAGCACACACTTATCAATGTCGCCAAAGATTGGATGGAGTGTAAAAAAGAAGCTGTAACTGAAAAACATGCAGCGAAGACTTGGAGTTCTCTCGAACTGCATATTTTTCCCGACTTAGGCAAAATCCCAATTAGCCAAATTACTGCGCCGAAAGTCATTACAATCCTTCGGACGATAGAAGCCAAAGGACATTTAGATACAGTGAAACGCTTATGCCAGCGCCTGAATGAAATAATGGTTTTTGCAGTAAACACAGGCTTGATCCACGCGAACCCATTAAGTGGTATAAAAGCCGTATTTAAGCAGCCGAAGAAAAATCACCTATCGGCGATGCAGCCTCATGAACTACCCGAGCTAATGCAAGCCATAGCAAACGCGAGTATTCAAAGGTTAACTAGGCTGTTACTTGAATGGCAACTTCATACCATGACCAGGCCTAACGAAGCCGCTAGCGCAAGGTGGGATGAAATTGACATGGAAAATCGGCTTTGGACTATTCCAGCCAGCAAAATGAAAATGCGCCGTGCTCATCAAATCCCACTAACCGATGAAACCATTAGGTTACTTGAAATACTCAGACCAATAAGTGGACATCGCGAATATTTATTCCCAGCAAGCCGAAACCCTAAAACCCATTACAGCGAGCAAACAGCAAATGCTTCTTTGATTCGTATGCAACTCAAAGGTCGCACAACCGCGCACGGTTTTAGGTCACTAGCGAGTACAACGCTTAACGAACAAGGTTTCGATCCTGATGTTATAGAGGCCGCGCTAGCGCACACCGACAAAAATCAGGTTCGCAGTGCTTATAATCGCAGCGTTTATTTGGAAAGAAGAAGAGTCATGATGGCTTGGTGGAGTGAACATATTATTCAAGCTGCCAACGGTAACTTTAGTCTTTCGCATAACAACAAAAACTTAAAGTTAGTTGGCAAATAG
- a CDS encoding phage integrase — MTISNLKNGSDKPWKLDMRLAGRDSKRIRKNFATKGEALAYQNYMLNTVKDKPWLGEKVDNRRLSELIKRWHELHGQQLTKPEQRLRKLEMVCCGMGDPIASKITVNDFANYRQMRLDGEIEDTIGRKQPVKPNTVNHEQAYLNAVFSELKRLGEWPHPNPLEGLPQFKIEDTELAFLYPEEIPIVLEECANAEYEHLTTIVLICLATGCRWSEAEGLSGSQIAHNRITFVKTKGKKNRTVPIAKELADRIPRARGKLFRPCRKAFERAIKRTKLQFPDGQMTHILRHTFASHFMMNGGNILVLKQILGHADIKDTMRYAHFAPDHLDDAITKNPIAGLL, encoded by the coding sequence ATGACCATCTCGAACCTAAAGAACGGTAGCGATAAACCTTGGAAGCTCGATATGCGTTTGGCAGGTCGAGATAGTAAACGGATCCGCAAAAACTTTGCCACCAAAGGCGAGGCCCTGGCTTATCAAAATTACATGCTCAACACCGTCAAAGATAAACCTTGGCTGGGTGAGAAGGTCGACAATCGGCGACTGTCTGAGTTGATCAAGCGCTGGCACGAGTTACACGGCCAACAGCTCACTAAGCCAGAGCAGCGACTGCGCAAGCTTGAAATGGTGTGCTGCGGCATGGGGGATCCAATTGCCAGTAAGATCACGGTGAACGACTTTGCCAATTACCGGCAGATGCGCCTCGATGGTGAGATAGAAGATACCATCGGCCGTAAGCAGCCGGTTAAGCCCAACACGGTCAACCATGAGCAAGCCTATCTTAACGCGGTGTTTTCTGAGCTGAAACGCTTAGGCGAATGGCCCCACCCTAACCCGCTTGAAGGTCTGCCCCAGTTCAAAATTGAGGACACCGAACTGGCGTTCCTCTACCCTGAAGAGATCCCCATCGTCTTGGAAGAATGCGCGAATGCCGAGTATGAGCATCTAACCACCATTGTGCTCATCTGCCTGGCGACGGGTTGCCGCTGGTCAGAGGCCGAGGGCTTAAGCGGTAGCCAGATAGCACACAATCGCATCACCTTTGTAAAAACCAAGGGTAAGAAAAACCGCACTGTGCCGATAGCCAAAGAGTTGGCCGACAGGATCCCCCGGGCAAGAGGCAAGTTATTCAGGCCATGCCGCAAAGCGTTCGAGCGCGCCATCAAACGCACAAAGCTACAATTCCCAGACGGCCAGATGACTCACATATTACGCCACACATTCGCCAGCCATTTTATGATGAACGGCGGCAATATTCTGGTACTAAAACAGATACTCGGCCACGCAGATATTAAAGACACCATGCGATACGCCCACTTCGCCCCCGATCACCTGGACGACGCAATCACCAAAAACCCGATAGCAGGATTATTATAA
- a CDS encoding DUF4747 family protein — translation MTEKKLVVGAINITIQPHSPDMYLKLFRDVYKLKSPIKISGDQYALLSSLHKVKSGQKEPGPITGDIYRFTSIDSDSPWFNLDTGDFADDSLMDDIKIPDNLKPNGARFSYIFYPEEHFLFYEGYYNGKSFGPQSAEKFIKSLLNRESIVAKYGKVDVTHIPSTDKLNDALKIPTKERIDMVITRPNADTFSKTQRRVMKRMNAINVETHEQSFKAIDGQSIKLDSDLTTMAKIAANNGMVSIKGKDINSKPIEYSTTSHPFLSKIYYNSKVQDSFSALVDLTLSLKDEITKWFK, via the coding sequence ATGACTGAAAAAAAGTTAGTTGTTGGTGCGATAAATATCACGATTCAGCCTCATTCACCCGATATGTATTTAAAGCTATTTCGTGATGTATACAAATTAAAGTCACCAATAAAAATCTCTGGTGATCAGTACGCTTTATTGAGTAGCTTACATAAAGTGAAAAGTGGTCAGAAAGAACCTGGGCCAATAACTGGAGATATATACCGCTTCACTTCTATCGATTCTGACTCACCTTGGTTTAACCTAGATACTGGTGATTTTGCTGATGATTCCTTAATGGATGATATAAAAATACCTGACAATTTAAAGCCAAACGGGGCTAGATTTTCGTATATTTTTTATCCTGAAGAGCACTTTTTATTCTATGAAGGTTACTATAACGGTAAATCGTTCGGTCCTCAAAGTGCTGAAAAATTTATAAAATCACTGTTGAATCGTGAGAGCATTGTCGCTAAATACGGAAAGGTTGATGTAACACATATTCCATCAACAGATAAATTGAATGATGCCCTAAAAATTCCAACTAAAGAGCGTATCGATATGGTTATCACACGACCAAATGCAGATACTTTTAGTAAAACTCAGAGAAGGGTTATGAAACGTATGAATGCCATAAATGTCGAAACTCATGAGCAATCATTTAAAGCCATAGATGGACAGTCAATCAAACTAGATTCTGATCTAACAACAATGGCAAAAATTGCTGCTAACAACGGAATGGTTTCTATTAAAGGTAAAGATATAAATTCAAAGCCTATTGAATACTCAACTACATCTCACCCATTCTTATCTAAAATTTATTACAACTCTAAAGTTCAAGACTCGTTTTCTGCTTTAGTTGATCTTACACTATCGCTGAAAGATGAGATAACCAAGTGGTTTAAATGA
- a CDS encoding FRG domain-containing protein has product MSEPAPIAHCLQDVLTIAEELTNGIQGCWYRGHSDTAYELIPSVFRRSGKNQDGPYYDETKLLEEFVRRHPQAKHEHSNTLELLTYAQHYGLPTRLLDWTESLLVALYFCCENNDVDGKLYILNTERVSIHLEWQTLYANLASSASVFDSFDSVIKYLQILEKKEPAIFEGQLFINDKPLKELKKIVGFERFCFINNMRSNGKCLDIDPTGIALLSDPLSNYFPYRPPMINKRLVAQKGLFTLHGGKIENDQHFIKPLSIEKLQLSNQQAVNSSSKKAYLTEIIISSDAKDKILNQLNVCGINKATLFPELEVQTEHIKNLCKF; this is encoded by the coding sequence ATGTCTGAACCAGCACCAATAGCTCATTGCCTGCAAGATGTGCTTACTATCGCAGAAGAGCTCACTAATGGAATACAGGGCTGTTGGTATAGAGGTCACAGCGACACAGCTTATGAACTGATCCCGAGCGTTTTTCGTCGCTCAGGCAAAAATCAGGATGGCCCATACTATGATGAAACAAAGTTACTCGAAGAGTTTGTTCGGCGCCATCCTCAAGCCAAACACGAGCATAGTAATACCCTAGAGTTGCTGACCTATGCTCAGCACTATGGCTTGCCAACAAGACTACTTGACTGGACAGAAAGTCTATTAGTTGCACTATATTTTTGCTGTGAAAATAATGATGTAGATGGAAAGCTTTACATATTGAACACTGAACGCGTTTCGATACACCTCGAATGGCAAACTTTGTACGCAAACCTTGCATCCTCAGCAAGCGTATTCGACTCTTTCGATAGCGTCATAAAATATCTTCAAATTTTGGAGAAAAAAGAGCCAGCCATTTTTGAAGGCCAACTTTTCATTAACGATAAACCACTGAAAGAACTAAAAAAAATCGTTGGGTTTGAAAGGTTTTGCTTTATTAACAATATGCGATCTAACGGAAAGTGTTTAGACATAGACCCCACCGGGATCGCCTTACTTTCTGACCCTCTAAGCAACTACTTCCCTTATCGCCCCCCAATGATTAATAAGCGATTAGTAGCCCAAAAAGGACTGTTTACACTTCATGGTGGAAAGATTGAAAACGACCAGCATTTTATCAAGCCGCTCAGTATTGAAAAGTTACAGCTAAGTAATCAACAAGCCGTCAATAGTTCATCTAAAAAAGCGTATTTGACTGAAATAATCATAAGCTCTGATGCAAAAGATAAAATATTGAATCAACTGAACGTGTGTGGCATTAACAAAGCAACATTGTTCCCTGAACTAGAGGTTCAAACGGAGCATATAAAAAACCTCTGTAAGTTTTAA
- a CDS encoding helix-turn-helix domain-containing protein yields the protein MAVGGERYLRFERIIDHLLRHINTNDEEIRKKLKKTLLVDGGKPFVERLVHIFGLRSKVELSTCIGVSTGSIATWQTRKTLPFELVVRLHLATGISVEYLLFEELKGDLNVMQYLPDPTEQPNFANIKHNLGHFHYSLSQPAKYDGGAVLIDRLLSLFKLPSKVALAELIGTSEGTIYVWHTRKTTPHELLCRVHLATGVSMHYLCFGKEWNDVVASKQYTEQLYADLLAGKVRTYQASEDPGSVLPVKYIRVVNGKANIVMNNYSLNPTLADESGISAEDGLVIRNEGVTYFIDKSQTDVVKGQYLIDVNSFMQIVELRLLPDGKVYVIDGEDKYPINPDTTKVIGKVVSVLKKV from the coding sequence ATGGCAGTCGGTGGTGAGCGATATTTACGTTTCGAAAGGATTATTGATCACTTGTTAAGACATATCAATACAAATGACGAAGAAATTCGTAAAAAATTAAAAAAAACCTTACTTGTTGATGGTGGAAAGCCTTTTGTAGAAAGACTTGTGCACATTTTCGGCTTGCGTAGCAAAGTGGAGTTATCGACTTGTATTGGCGTTTCTACTGGCTCAATTGCCACTTGGCAGACGCGAAAAACACTGCCATTTGAATTAGTGGTAAGGCTGCATTTAGCCACTGGAATTTCTGTTGAGTATTTATTATTTGAAGAGTTGAAAGGCGATTTGAATGTCATGCAATACTTGCCAGATCCCACAGAACAGCCAAACTTTGCCAACATCAAGCATAATCTTGGACACTTCCATTATTCGCTATCACAACCTGCAAAATATGATGGCGGTGCAGTATTGATTGATCGCTTGCTGTCGCTTTTTAAACTGCCAAGTAAGGTTGCATTAGCGGAGTTAATTGGCACAAGTGAAGGCACTATTTATGTGTGGCACACCAGAAAAACTACTCCGCACGAACTGCTGTGTCGTGTTCATTTGGCTACAGGCGTTTCCATGCACTACTTGTGCTTTGGTAAAGAGTGGAATGATGTTGTTGCTTCTAAGCAATATACCGAACAATTGTATGCCGATTTACTTGCCGGGAAAGTTCGTACTTATCAAGCTAGTGAAGATCCTGGAAGCGTTTTGCCTGTGAAATACATTAGGGTTGTGAACGGTAAAGCCAATATTGTCATGAATAATTATTCGCTAAACCCTACACTAGCTGATGAATCTGGAATCTCAGCTGAAGACGGTTTAGTGATCCGCAATGAAGGGGTCACTTACTTTATCGACAAAAGCCAAACCGATGTAGTCAAAGGCCAATATTTAATTGATGTAAATAGCTTTATGCAAATTGTCGAACTCAGACTATTACCGGACGGCAAGGTGTACGTTATCGACGGTGAAGACAAATACCCAATAAACCCAGACACCACCAAAGTAATTGGTAAAGTCGTCTCGGTATTAAAAAAAGTGTAG
- a CDS encoding regulatory phage cox family protein: MSPFAYQIASPYVSYEEFARVSGIPLNTIRAMAKEGRLPTRPKNRPKDKPLINMLALANEAAANATPN, from the coding sequence ATGAGCCCATTCGCATATCAAATTGCAAGCCCATATGTTTCATATGAAGAGTTTGCGCGGGTTTCAGGCATTCCATTGAATACCATTCGCGCTATGGCAAAAGAGGGTCGCTTACCAACTCGCCCAAAAAACAGACCGAAAGATAAGCCCCTTATCAATATGTTGGCGCTCGCCAACGAAGCGGCAGCCAACGCCACACCCAATTAA
- a CDS encoding phage regulatory CII family protein, with the protein MYANDQVHKASDQPHLAGALRQFADSEKLKDVAASAKIRSSQMLRNKLLLDQPHQLTVHELIRISKASGNRCIVDGVLLDLNCVPSVCLDDLNNSERRALTDRALDINANTAQLGALALDAKVTKRVTERMRHETVKRATYVMAELAIFVHDVEQKFQAIPVLTVASDALQAMPMPGLM; encoded by the coding sequence ATGTATGCAAATGACCAGGTACACAAGGCCAGCGACCAGCCGCATTTAGCGGGTGCGCTGCGCCAGTTTGCAGACTCAGAAAAGTTAAAGGATGTTGCCGCATCGGCAAAAATCAGAAGTAGCCAAATGCTGCGCAACAAGCTGTTGCTTGACCAGCCGCACCAGCTCACGGTGCACGAGTTGATAAGAATCTCAAAGGCATCGGGCAACCGCTGCATTGTCGACGGGGTGTTACTGGACCTTAATTGCGTTCCATCGGTATGCCTTGACGATTTAAACAATAGTGAACGCCGAGCTTTGACTGATAGAGCGCTCGATATCAACGCTAATACAGCCCAGTTAGGTGCGTTAGCGCTAGACGCCAAAGTCACCAAGCGAGTGACTGAGCGTATGCGGCACGAAACGGTAAAACGCGCCACGTATGTGATGGCAGAACTTGCCATTTTTGTGCATGACGTTGAGCAAAAATTTCAAGCTATTCCAGTATTGACGGTAGCTAGCGATGCGCTGCAAGCAATGCCAATGCCGGGTTTGATGTAA
- a CDS encoding replication endonuclease has translation MDLQQIERQAGINFSAIFSAPHQQADLKWSQKQLDGLPDDIAASLFKEYVRKHRAHGRGRSANIWLRNRIKSTRAMLRQFPLPLWHINTEVRRAAVAKEWADRSASILNNLTYGGKQADAKEMLEAVKQPADQWGFCPVLPSFNKYDEKKASGVFDHDPRMYNTIAAALARLVDDAWWLRKLDKAYRQYKEHAAIVTGKVRAGVSPYVSTHALKEFKNRKAAAKAWLNEMTVVNETHGLEISLADAVAASVANPEVRRAELMVRMRGFEDLAIEQGFIAEFYTWTAPSRYHSYVKSKKGPSYSNKRYQGTNPKDTQAYLCHQWAKTRSKLAREEIEMFGFRVVEPHHDGTPHWHMVLFFRPDQLRHARSIMRKYALQHHKDELAPPKGKRGQRHNSYRSRFDFKTIDPAKGSATGYIAKYVAKNIDGAYVDDDYEAESSGKHGAEGVAAWASTWNIRQFQQIGGPSVTVWRELRRLREAISFDDVIELARNAADSSNWQRYVEAMGGTLCKRVDRPIQLSKVINHEANLYGEDISKIMGVMSCANAVQTRLEGWKIRQPNYQTPQPSADEAAFDVAFDLASKSGDSRAPWSSDNNCTQSIKTNERIANVPLKDRQLIAEANKLGLDCSDLKRLRAGAVVDVVVNDSHTYIRLRDGMLIVSKAMPNDHLNGDWSDTALDSQFDAIQRQRNKMIDQQLREQAWRLLDTKADVENWVSTMDPDIAKRALEQLRQVLDVQNAEQYASAFSYHHKTDDEDHDDEPF, from the coding sequence ATGGATCTTCAACAAATCGAACGCCAAGCCGGGATTAATTTCTCGGCTATTTTTTCGGCGCCACATCAGCAAGCGGATCTTAAGTGGTCACAAAAACAGTTAGACGGCTTGCCAGATGATATTGCTGCCAGCCTGTTTAAAGAGTACGTGCGTAAACATCGCGCCCATGGTCGTGGCCGCAGCGCTAACATCTGGCTGCGTAACCGCATCAAATCCACTCGCGCCATGTTGCGCCAATTCCCCTTGCCGCTATGGCATATCAATACCGAAGTGCGCCGCGCCGCTGTAGCAAAAGAGTGGGCCGACCGCTCTGCCAGTATTCTCAATAATTTGACCTATGGCGGCAAACAGGCCGACGCAAAAGAGATGTTAGAAGCAGTAAAACAACCTGCTGATCAGTGGGGTTTTTGCCCAGTATTGCCATCGTTTAACAAGTATGACGAAAAGAAAGCCAGCGGGGTGTTCGACCACGACCCACGCATGTACAACACTATCGCCGCAGCACTGGCGCGTTTAGTCGATGATGCATGGTGGCTGCGTAAACTCGACAAAGCTTATCGCCAATATAAAGAACATGCGGCCATTGTGACAGGAAAAGTGCGCGCTGGCGTGTCGCCATATGTGTCGACCCATGCATTAAAAGAGTTTAAAAACCGTAAAGCCGCCGCAAAGGCGTGGCTTAACGAAATGACCGTGGTTAACGAAACCCACGGTTTAGAGATATCCCTTGCCGATGCCGTTGCCGCCTCTGTCGCTAATCCAGAAGTGCGCCGCGCTGAATTGATGGTACGGATGCGCGGCTTTGAAGACCTCGCCATTGAGCAAGGCTTTATCGCTGAGTTTTATACTTGGACCGCCCCAAGCCGATATCACAGTTATGTGAAAAGCAAGAAAGGCCCAAGCTATTCAAACAAGCGATATCAAGGCACTAATCCTAAAGACACTCAAGCCTATTTGTGCCACCAGTGGGCAAAAACTCGCTCAAAGCTAGCCCGTGAAGAAATAGAAATGTTCGGCTTTCGTGTGGTCGAGCCACATCACGACGGCACACCGCATTGGCACATGGTGCTATTTTTTCGCCCTGACCAACTGCGTCATGCGCGTTCGATCATGCGCAAATATGCCTTACAACATCACAAAGATGAATTGGCACCGCCAAAGGGAAAGCGCGGCCAGCGCCACAACAGCTACCGATCGCGCTTTGACTTTAAAACAATTGATCCAGCTAAGGGCAGCGCTACTGGTTACATTGCCAAATATGTTGCTAAAAACATTGATGGCGCTTATGTCGATGACGACTATGAAGCCGAAAGCAGCGGTAAACATGGCGCCGAGGGTGTGGCGGCATGGGCCAGCACTTGGAACATTAGACAGTTTCAGCAAATTGGTGGGCCATCAGTCACGGTGTGGCGCGAACTGCGCCGACTACGTGAAGCTATTAGCTTTGATGATGTGATAGAGCTTGCCCGTAATGCGGCAGACAGCAGCAATTGGCAGCGCTATGTCGAGGCTATGGGCGGCACACTGTGCAAACGTGTCGACCGACCTATTCAGTTGTCAAAAGTCATTAACCACGAGGCCAACTTATACGGTGAAGACATCAGCAAAATCATGGGCGTGATGTCGTGCGCTAATGCGGTGCAGACTCGTTTAGAGGGTTGGAAGATTCGCCAGCCTAACTACCAAACACCGCAACCGTCAGCCGATGAGGCCGCTTTTGATGTGGCTTTTGATCTTGCTTCTAAAAGCGGCGACAGCCGCGCACCTTGGAGTTCTGACAATAACTGTACGCAGTCGATCAAAACTAATGAAAGGATCGCAAATGTCCCATTAAAAGATCGCCAACTTATCGCCGAGGCTAACAAACTCGGCCTCGACTGCAGTGATCTTAAACGCCTACGTGCGGGGGCTGTTGTTGATGTTGTGGTCAATGACTCTCATACATACATTCGCTTGCGTGACGGCATGCTTATCGTCAGCAAGGCAATGCCGAATGATCATCTCAATGGCGATTGGAGTGATACCGCCCTCGATAGCCAGTTCGATGCTATTCAGCGCCAGCGCAACAAGATGATAGACCAGCAGCTGCGCGAACAAGCATGGCGCTTGCTCGATACCAAGGCCGATGTCGAAAACTGGGTAAGCACCATGGACCCCGATATTGCCAAGCGTGCACTTGAACAATTGCGCCAGGTACTCGATGTGCAAAATGCCGAGCAATACGCCAGCGCGTTTAGTTACCACCACAAAACCGACGACGAGGATCACGACGATGAGCCTTTCTAA
- a CDS encoding adhesin biosynthesis transcription regulatory family protein, with translation MKKPKPLPVLVQGHENRESMAVLLKLTRITSPNKVDAIMAHLVDGLPAKRAYWRYQVDQRKFSQALAKLNQVADLALQYQTTKATN, from the coding sequence ATGAAAAAACCTAAACCACTACCAGTGCTGGTGCAGGGCCATGAAAACCGCGAAAGCATGGCCGTACTGTTGAAACTCACGCGCATTACTAGCCCAAACAAAGTCGATGCGATTATGGCGCATCTAGTTGATGGCCTACCCGCTAAACGCGCTTACTGGCGTTATCAAGTCGACCAGCGAAAGTTTAGCCAAGCATTGGCAAAGTTAAATCAAGTGGCGGATCTTGCGCTGCAATATCAAACCACTAAAGCAACAAATTAA
- a CDS encoding ogr/Delta-like zinc finger family protein, with amino-acid sequence MRVMCSECGSKAIIGKTNRLSLAHADLYCSCTNPECGHTFVANLSFSHTLSPSAKSASAIVSELARALSPVQRQQLQQELNLL; translated from the coding sequence ATGCGAGTAATGTGTTCAGAGTGCGGCAGTAAGGCGATTATAGGTAAAACTAACCGCCTAAGTCTGGCTCATGCCGATTTGTATTGTTCATGCACTAACCCTGAGTGTGGCCATACGTTTGTCGCAAACCTCTCTTTTAGCCACACCCTGAGCCCCAGTGCAAAATCGGCCAGTGCTATTGTGTCAGAGCTTGCTCGGGCTCTTTCTCCTGTCCAGCGTCAACAATTGCAACAGGAACTAAACCTGTTGTGA
- a CDS encoding phage portal protein, producing MGPATLDAANDDVIEEKKKSIVTFGLTAEPVVADTWLTDYDSLYYNDNDQYWEPPVDRHLLANLTRRNAQHGGIVQSRANMATSRFVSGSMTAEQIGASFLNLVQFGDVALLKIRNGFRQVVRLFPLPSYRTRVGKDGGAVVLERNNQLKRYKAKDVVWVRQYDPVQQIYGCPDYLGGLQAALLNEDATKFRRKYYLNGAHMGFIMYATDPNLDPDVEDEIKEKIQDSKGVGNFRSLFVNIPNGKEKGLQIIPVGNFESKDEFMNVKNVSAQDVLNAHRFPPGLSGIIPANTAGLGDPEKYDGVYFKNETKPLINRLVSAVNQDAEIGGRLGLVFDLG from the coding sequence ATGGGCCCTGCAACATTAGACGCCGCCAACGACGATGTGATAGAAGAGAAGAAAAAAAGCATCGTCACTTTTGGGCTAACTGCCGAGCCCGTTGTCGCCGATACCTGGCTAACCGATTATGACTCGCTGTATTACAACGACAATGATCAGTATTGGGAGCCACCTGTCGATCGGCATCTACTCGCCAACCTCACCCGCCGCAACGCCCAGCACGGCGGCATAGTGCAAAGCCGTGCCAATATGGCAACTAGCCGTTTTGTCTCTGGCAGCATGACAGCCGAGCAAATTGGCGCCAGCTTTTTAAACTTGGTGCAGTTTGGTGATGTGGCACTACTTAAGATCCGCAATGGGTTTAGACAAGTAGTGCGCTTGTTTCCGCTGCCCAGTTATCGCACCCGTGTGGGTAAAGATGGCGGCGCTGTGGTACTTGAGCGTAACAACCAGTTAAAGCGCTATAAAGCAAAAGATGTGGTATGGGTGCGCCAATATGATCCGGTGCAACAAATTTACGGATGCCCCGATTACTTAGGCGGTTTGCAAGCGGCGCTACTCAATGAAGACGCGACCAAATTTAGACGTAAATATTACCTAAACGGCGCTCATATGGGCTTTATTATGTACGCCACCGACCCGAACCTTGACCCCGATGTTGAAGACGAAATCAAAGAGAAAATTCAGGATTCTAAGGGCGTGGGTAATTTCCGTTCGTTGTTTGTGAACATTCCCAACGGTAAAGAAAAAGGCCTACAGATCATCCCCGTGGGTAATTTTGAAAGTAAAGACGAGTTTATGAACGTCAAGAACGTGTCGGCACAAGACGTGTTAAACGCCCATCGTTTCCCACCTGGCTTGTCTGGCATCATCCCCGCTAACACTGCAGGCCTTGGTGACCCTGAAAAATATGATGGTGTTTACTTTAAAAATGAAACTAAGCCGCTGATCAACAGGCTAGTGAGCGCGGTTAACCAAGATGCCGAGATCGGCGGTCGGCTAGGACTGGTGTTTGATTTGGGGTGA